The following are from one region of the Carassius auratus strain Wakin chromosome 13, ASM336829v1, whole genome shotgun sequence genome:
- the LOC113112673 gene encoding elongation factor 1-alpha 1-like, whose amino-acid sequence MGKEKLHINIVVIGHVDSGKSTTTGHLIYKCGGIDKRTIEKFEKEAAEMGKGSFKYAWVLDKLKAERERGITIDISLWKFETSKYYVTIIDAPGHRDFIKNMITGTSQADCAVLIVAAGVGEFEAGISKNGQTREHALLAYTLGVKQLIVGINKMDSTEPSYSQKRYEEIVKEVSTYIKKIGYNPDTVAFVPISGWNGDNMLEASPNMTWFKGWKITRKEGNSSGTTLLEALDAIQPPTRPTDKALRLPLQDVYKIGGIGTVPVGRVETGILKPGMVVTFAPVNLTTEVKSVEMHHEALSEAFPGDNVGFNVKNVSVKDIRRGNVAGDSKNDPPQEAAIFTAQVIILNHPGQISAGYAPVLDCHTAHIACKFAELKEKIDRRSGKKLEDNPKSLKSGDAAIVDMIPGKPMCVESFSEYPPLGRFAVRDMRQTVAVGVIKGVEKKTPTSGKITKSAQKAQKVK is encoded by the exons AAGTTTGAGAAAGAGGCTGCAGAG ATGGGAAAAGGCTCTTTCAAGTATGCCTGGGTGCTGGATAAGCTtaaagcagaaagagagagaggaatcaCCATTGATATCTCCCTGTGGAAGTTTGAGACCAGCAAATACTATGTCACCATCATTGATGCTCCAGGACACAGGGACTTCATCAAAAACATGATCACTGGAACCTCACAG GCGGATTGTGCCGTGCTGATTGTAGCGGCAGGTGTTGGAGAGTTTGAAGCTGGAATCTCGAAGAACGGTCAGACCAGAGAGCATGCTCTTCTGGCCTACACATTGGGTGTGAAGCAGCTGATTGTGGGTATCAACAAGATGGATTCCACTGAACCCAGTTACAGCCAGAAGCGTTATGAGGAAATTGTGAAGGAAGTCAGCACTTACATCAAGAAGATTGGCTATAATCCTGACACAGTAGCATTCGTGCCCATCTCTGGCTGGAATGGAGATAACATGCTTGAGGCCAGTCCCAAT ATGACTTGGTTCAAGGGTTGGAAGATTACTCGGAAAGAGGGAAACTCATCTGGGACCACCCTATTGGAGGCTCTGGACGCCATTCAGCCTCCAACACGCCCAACTGACAAAGCCCTCCGCCTGCCTCTTCAGGATGTCTACAAGATTGGAG GTATTGGAACTGTCCCTGTGGGCCGTGTGGAGACTGGAATTTTGAAGCCAGGTATGGTGGTGACCTTTGCCCCTGTCAACTTGACAACTGAAGTCAAGTCTGTGGAAATGCATCACGAGGCTCTCTCTGAAGCCTTTCCTGGGGACAACGTtggctttaatgtaaaaaatgtctCTGTGAAGGACATCCGCCGTGGAAACGTCGCTGGAGACAGCAAAAACGACCCACCCCAGGAGGCCGCCATCTTCACTGCCCAA GTGATCATTTTGAACCACCCAGGGCAAATCAGTGCTGGCTACGCTCCCGTTCTGGATTGCCACACTGCGCACATCGCCTGCAAGTTCGCAGAGTTGAAGGAGAAGATTGATCGTCGTTCTGGGAAAAAGCTTGAGGACAACCCCAAAAGCCTCAAGTCAGGAGATGCGGCTATCGTCGACATGATCCCTGGGAAGCCCATGTGTGTGGAGAGCTTTTCAGAGTATCCTCCTCTGG GTCGTTTTGCTGTGCGTGACATGCGTCAGACAGTTGCAGTGGGAGTGATTAAAGGAGTGGAGAAAAAGACCCCGACAAGCGGAAAGATCACCAAATCCGCTCAGAAAGCCCAGAAGGTCAAATGA